One window from the genome of Streptococcus parasanguinis encodes:
- a CDS encoding tyrosine-type recombinase/integrase, with amino-acid sequence MTIRKAKSGKWTVDVSNGFHPVTQKRIRIIRKGLKSKKEALELEQHIRVVELKEKQFDFVVTTDMLFDLLEEDDLKNGRKVSYTSTQRNNYERHIKPYFKNTNLNKLTYDHIFEFREYLKTKPKKQNENEVLSYNTINKILILLKKIFDTGIRKSLIDKNPVENLRKLPIRKPNIKFWSIEEFTRFRELIRDDEISYDLFFVIAFFTGMRMGEILALNWNDINLLTNTIYVTKTVYFVNNTSYINTTKTRSGTRNITINQKLAEMLKDWKVKQKEKLEEFTKNTEELQIIQSTPITITKNMIDKKFKQILERDKDLKKIRIHDLRHSHASLLINQGEDYLVVKERLGHASITTTIDTYSHLYPSKQKTLANKLDDLF; translated from the coding sequence ATGACTATTCGTAAAGCTAAAAGTGGTAAATGGACTGTTGATGTTTCTAACGGTTTCCACCCAGTCACACAAAAAAGAATACGTATTATTCGTAAAGGATTAAAATCTAAAAAAGAAGCCCTAGAACTTGAACAACATATTAGAGTTGTAGAATTAAAAGAAAAACAATTTGACTTTGTAGTAACAACGGATATGTTATTCGACTTACTTGAAGAAGATGATTTGAAAAATGGCAGAAAAGTAAGCTACACAAGTACACAAAGAAACAATTATGAGCGTCATATTAAGCCATATTTTAAAAATACAAATTTAAATAAATTAACGTATGACCATATATTCGAATTTCGTGAATACCTAAAAACAAAACCTAAAAAACAAAATGAAAATGAAGTTTTAAGCTATAATACAATTAATAAGATTCTAATTTTACTTAAAAAAATTTTTGATACTGGTATAAGAAAATCCCTCATTGATAAAAATCCTGTTGAGAATCTTAGAAAATTACCAATTAGGAAGCCTAATATCAAATTTTGGAGTATAGAAGAGTTCACGAGATTTAGAGAACTTATTCGAGATGATGAAATAAGCTATGACCTGTTTTTCGTAATTGCTTTCTTTACTGGAATGAGAATGGGAGAAATACTCGCATTAAACTGGAATGATATAAATCTTTTAACAAATACGATTTACGTTACCAAAACGGTATACTTTGTCAATAATACAAGCTACATTAATACAACAAAAACACGATCAGGAACTAGAAATATAACAATAAATCAGAAATTAGCAGAAATGCTAAAAGACTGGAAAGTAAAACAAAAAGAAAAACTTGAGGAATTTACGAAAAATACTGAAGAACTACAAATAATACAGAGTACACCAATAACAATTACAAAAAATATGATTGATAAGAAGTTTAAGCAAATACTAGAAAGGGATAAAGATTTAAAGAAAATAAGAATTCATGATTTGAGACACTCTCATGCATCATTACTTATAAATCAAGGAGAAGATTATCTTGTTGTCAAAGAAAGATTAGGACACGCATCTATTACAACAACAATTGATACTTATTCTCATTTGTACCCTAGCAAACAGAAAACATTGGCTAATAAACTTGATGATTTATTTTAA
- a CDS encoding gamma-glutamylcysteine synthetase, with product MTKQQAIKLLKEKYLSNMKEDSELFVGVELEFPIVETNGNKTNIEVTKNLFRTLANLSDFEVEKIDDDQNPIQLIHCSSKDRILFELSYNTIEFAFERARSINEVAKRFEAYLKIIQPILQENNHEIQGHGIHPLWQENDNSPVKIERYKMLMAFLAMNGTGMKTHSYPSYGAFICGNQVQLDVRRDNYLRIINAFNKIEAAKAYLFSNSEFSAEAWDTKIARDIFWEESLHGYYKENVGIYPKDYQSEEEFFNNLARTAIFTATREGKSYYFKPIRAEDYLDQKEITAYTADGNEKIIKPVKEDLKQHRSYQFQDLTARGTVEFRSVCTQPLETTFAPIAFELGLFVELEKLENYLEDSSFFKNEEQDYRKLRKKYSKKILSKEEKEAIQSLSKDLLDIAEAGLMKRGYGEEKFLIINKELE from the coding sequence ATGACAAAACAACAAGCAATTAAATTACTAAAAGAGAAGTACCTTAGTAATATGAAAGAGGATTCGGAACTCTTTGTCGGAGTTGAATTAGAGTTTCCGATTGTAGAAACAAATGGAAACAAAACAAATATAGAGGTGACGAAAAATCTTTTTCGAACCTTAGCCAACTTATCAGATTTTGAAGTTGAAAAAATAGATGACGATCAAAATCCTATTCAATTGATTCACTGCTCTTCTAAAGATCGTATTCTATTCGAGTTGAGTTACAATACAATTGAATTTGCATTTGAGAGAGCTCGTTCTATAAATGAGGTGGCCAAACGTTTTGAGGCCTATTTGAAGATTATTCAACCGATTTTGCAAGAAAATAATCACGAAATCCAAGGGCACGGAATCCATCCTCTGTGGCAAGAAAATGATAATAGCCCAGTGAAAATCGAACGATACAAGATGTTAATGGCTTTCCTTGCAATGAATGGTACAGGGATGAAAACACACTCTTATCCTTCGTACGGAGCATTTATATGCGGAAACCAGGTTCAATTGGATGTAAGGCGCGATAACTATCTTCGCATCATTAATGCCTTTAATAAAATTGAAGCAGCAAAAGCATATTTGTTTTCTAACTCAGAATTTTCAGCAGAGGCTTGGGATACAAAAATTGCCAGAGATATTTTCTGGGAAGAATCCTTACATGGTTATTATAAGGAAAATGTAGGGATTTATCCTAAGGACTACCAAAGCGAAGAAGAGTTTTTTAATAATCTCGCTAGAACGGCTATTTTTACGGCAACTAGAGAGGGGAAATCTTATTATTTTAAACCAATTCGAGCGGAAGACTATCTAGATCAAAAAGAAATTACAGCCTATACGGCTGATGGAAATGAAAAGATCATTAAGCCTGTAAAAGAAGATCTAAAACAACATCGAAGTTACCAATTTCAAGATTTAACTGCTCGTGGGACTGTGGAATTTAGAAGTGTTTGTACGCAACCGTTAGAAACCACTTTTGCCCCGATTGCCTTTGAGTTGGGCTTGTTTGTAGAATTAGAAAAACTGGAAAACTATTTAGAAGATTCTTCATTTTTTAAAAATGAAGAACAGGACTATCGAAAACTTAGAAAGAAATATTCAAAGAAAATTCTAAGTAAAGAAGAAAAAGAAGCGATCCAATCCCTTTCAAAAGATCTTCTAGACATAGCTGAAGCAGGTTTAATGAAAAGAGGTTACGGAGAAGAAAAATTTCTCATCATTAACAAAGAACTAGAATAA
- the rplQ gene encoding 50S ribosomal protein L17, which yields MAYRKLGRTSSQRKAMLRDLTTDLIINEAIVTTEARAKEIRKSVEKMITLGKRGDLHARRQAAAFVRNEVASQNFDEETGKYSETTALQKLFSELAPRYAERNGGYTRILKTEPRRGDAAPMAIIELV from the coding sequence ATGGCTTACCGTAAACTAGGACGCACTAGCTCACAACGTAAAGCGATGCTTCGCGATTTGACTACAGATCTTATCATCAATGAAGCAATTGTAACAACTGAAGCACGTGCGAAAGAAATCCGTAAATCAGTTGAAAAAATGATTACTTTGGGTAAACGTGGTGATTTGCATGCACGTCGTCAAGCTGCTGCATTCGTACGTAACGAAGTTGCATCACAAAACTTTGATGAAGAAACAGGTAAATACTCAGAAACAACTGCACTTCAAAAATTGTTCTCTGAATTAGCACCTCGTTATGCTGAGCGCAATGGTGGATATACTCGTATCCTTAAAACTGAACCACGTCGTGGTGATGCTGCGCCAATGGCTATCATCGAATTGGTATAA